In the genome of Chryseobacterium sp. 52, the window ATTTATGTAAACAAAAAAGGGAAGACCACTTCATCTTCTTTGGATGAATTGTCTGAAGAGCTGAATATATTACGTAATCATCTCATAAAAGTGGTTCAGTTTTTATCTAAAGAAGAACTTGTCATTACAAAAAGAGGAAAAAACGGAGGAATTATTATATCTGATAAAGCGATGCAAACCGGATTGGGCAGCCTCATCCATTTATTGGAACAGGATGATTCTCCTATCATTAACTGCCATACGAAACCGTGTGTTTTTATGCCTTTTAACTGTCAATTAAAATCTTTTTTCAACATCGCTTACCAGGCTTTTCTGGACAGCATGAATCAGCATCACTTATCAGATCTGGCGTTTAATAACTGGGACCATATTTTTCCAGGCCGACAAAATGTGCAAAACAATGCTTAAAAACACTGATTTCTTTATAATTCAAAAAATTCAGTTTATCCTTCGTAAAAATACGTTGTAAGATAATGCAGTTCAGGTCTGCTGACCGCTTTAGATTCATCCTGCGCCTGTTCCAGAGAGTACTGTGATGTCAGTTCTTTTCTTTGGAAAACAAAAGAATTATTAGCATTCTTATCTACCACTTCATTGAAAATATGTTCAATTTCAGAATTGGCAAGTGAGGCAAAACTGGCATCCTCAAAACCGTACATCAGTCTCAGATCATCAAACTGGCCGAAGTTTTCATCTACAAATCCCTGAAGCTGTGCTTTTGAGTCAAAATTACCTGCCCAGATGTTATAAATATATTTCTTCTTTTTCGGTTTGTCCAGAATACTCTGATATACAAAGTTTTCTCCAAGATAGGCTTCCCTTACCTGTGGATCGTTGGCAAGATCTTCCGGAAGTCCTTCTTTCAGGATATTCCCTTCAAACATGATGTATGTTTTATTGGTAATGGCTAATGTCTGCTGTACGTTGTGGTCGGTAATCAGAATCCCGATATTTTTGTCAACCAGACTTCTTACAATCTTTTGGATATCTTCTACCGCAATAGGGTCAACCCCTGCGAAAGGTTCATCGAGAAGGATAAAGTTCGGACTTGTAGCCAGACAGCGTGCAATTTCGGTTCTACGTCTTTCCCCACCGGAAAGAAGGTCACCTCTGTTTTTACGGACATGCTGCAGCGAGAACTCTTCAACCAGTTCATCGCATTTGATCTGCTGTTCACGTCTTGACAATTTTGTAAGCTGCAATACTCCCATGATATTTTCTTCTACGGAGAGTTTTCTGAAAATAGAAGCTTCCTGTGCCAGATATCCGATTCCCTTTTGGGCACGGCGGTACATCGCATCAGTAGTAATCTCCTGTTTATCGAGGAATATTTTTCCTGAGGTAGGCTTAACCAATCCTACAATCATATAAAACGAAGTGGTTTTTCCTGCTCCATTGGGACCAAGCAAACCAACAATTTCTCCCTGCTGAACCTGTACAGAAACGCCTTTTACTACTTTTTTGGGACCGTATTCCTTGATTAAGTTTTCTCCTCGTAAAATCATAGGAGCAAAGATAAAGTTTTTTTGAATTCAAATTTTAGATTATAAACGGTCTCTATCGTTTTTTAAGTGAATAGGCAAATTTTTTTATCGGTTTCAGAAATTGTACACTTCAATATATTTTAAATCCATATCACATAACGGGAATCATCAATGGAGAAACCAAAAAGCAAAATAACCTTGTTATACTGAATAAAGTTGAAATATTTAATTTCACAGGCTTTTAAAATATTAAGCCGTGATTTTGTAACTCCGAAGAATTTTATTCGACATATTCTAAAATTATTTTAATCATCAACAAAGAAATTAGCAATGGAAAATTACGGTTATACAAAAACAGAAGGTACGCAGAACCAACAGCAGTTTAATATTCCTTACCGTTCGGAAAAGAAAATTCCGGCAGCAATATTAGGAATTCTTGTAGGCTGGCTGGCTTTAAATAAATTTTATCTGGGCTATACTAAAGAAGGGGTTATTCAGCTTGTTCTTAATATTGTCACTTTCGGAGCGGCTTCTATTATTCCTTTTATTGAAGGTATTTTATACCTGTTTATGAGTGACAAACAGTTTGATGACACGTATGTGAACGGGAAAAAGGGCTGGCTGTAATAGATATTTAAACCTTAAATGGGTAATGATTTAAGATATGTATAATTTATTTACATAATTTTATACCACTTAATCACGAATCAAATTATTATGAAAAATAATCAAGACCTGACAGATCTGCTTGCGCTGGACCTGGGTATTAATATTGTTGACAGAAGACCTTATGCCAAGGAAGTTTTCAAATGGCAGGATATGGACCTTCTTCCCCACTCTTCTTCCGATACACTTTTGTGCGAAATCTTTGAATGGAACGGAAGAAACTGGAGAACCACCGGAAATAACCTCATCGGGTTTCTTTTTTCCGGAGAGGTATTGACTACCGTAAAGGAGCAGCTGATTAATACTCCGAAACATCCTGCTTTAATTCCGGATTTTGAATTTACGAAAGACAGTATGATCGAATTTGGCTTATCTCTTCCTTCATTGTTCAATATTGGAGTAAACGGAGATATCAAAAATGCGAAAAGCTTTTCGGTACGGGTAAACGGCGTAACAAAATCCAGAATCACCAATATAGACTCGCCGGGAATAGAAATTCTGAAAAATTATTCTTTGTTTACACAGGATCAATCTAAAGCATACAGAAAAAACATAAAGTTCAATTATCTGGGTACTTCCCTGTTCTATGCTGAAAGTGTGGAGATCTTCTTGGAAAAAGAATCGGGTGTAGGACTGGATGTAAGTTTCCAGACTCAGGATGTAGAAGTGGATGCCAAAATTGATACAGACACAAAGAAACATTTTGTTTTAAAATATTCAGGAAGTCAGGCTCCTTTTGCTGCAAAATTCACCAAAGGGAAAGATTTCAACATCATGTGATAAATTTTTATTATTTTAGTTTGACTAACCTATAAAATATTTTCATGAAAAAATTAACAAAAAAAGATCTGAAGAACATCAATGGCGGAAGTTTAAGATTTCCGGATGCTAACGGAAACTGTCCTGCCGGATGGTATCTTTGCCCTACTAATGTATGTATAGATGATAACGGAGGAGAAAATCCTATTCAGCCGGGAGACCTTCATTACAGAGCATGCTTCGGACACAATTAAAACTAACCTCTCTTACATAATTGAACAGCCCCTAAAACCATATATTTTTAGGGGTTGTTTATTTTTATTTTCAATTGATCACTCAATTATATATTGAAAAAATATTTACTTTTTTAACAAAATAGAAAAAAAATAAAACTCTTTCCTGAAACCGCATAAAATAGCTAATATTAAGCAACTTAACATAAAAAAAACAATTTCCAGATCGTATGATTTCTTTTAATATTTTTGAAATTAATAACAAATTCAAAACATAAAAAATGGAAAAAATGATCTTATTAGCAACCCTCGGAATTGCTGGTCTTATGAATGCCAAAGGATCTGTTGAAAAAAAGACAGAAACAGGAAAAATTAAGATAGCATTTGAATTATGCGGAGTAATGGTAACTTATTTTGATACACAAGGAAGACCTTATGATCAAAAGTGGTTTACTAGCGATCAACCCAATTTAACTTCCTGTATGGCATATCAAGCTGGTGTTATAGCAAACTTACGAAGTCAGGGTTACAGAGTTGAAAAAACCCAAACTGAAGCAACTACTGATGTGAACTAAATATCAATTGATGAGCAAATCTTTTTTTCTCTCCATTATTCTGTTTTTCGGAACGTTATCCGCTCAAAAGCAGCTGCATATAAAATACATGAATGTTAGATCTTCTATTGCAAATGTTTATGAAGATTTATATACTAATGGGATCCATGTAATTTCTAAACAGGACGGAAATATTATGTATACAAATCCTGAATATGATAAAAAAAATAAAGGAAAAGATTATTTCTTTATTTCAAACATAAACAGTAACACAAAGGATTCAAAAGATTTCTTATTCACAGAGAGTATTGGATATTCTTCAGAAAGCGATTATCTTGTACATGATAGGGTTCCAAAAATAAACTGGCTAATAGATGAAAACTCTACTAAATCTATTTTAGGTTATGAATGTATAAAAGCAACAGCAATCTTTAGAGGATCGGATATTACCGCTTATTTTGCAAAAAAAATACCATATTCTGTAGGTCCGTTCAAATTTTACGGACTACCTGGTGCCATTCTCGATGTACGGGTTGACAGACAAAATTATGATTTATGGAAAGCTGTAAAAATTGAGACCGATAATACAGATAAGATTGAATATAAACCTCAATTTTCGGATTTTGAAAAAGTTCAAATGAGAAAACTGATAGAATTGAAAGATAAGGATCGGGAAAGGTTTTCAAACACAATAACAGTACCGGGAAGTACTGGAAAAAGTGTAGGTAAAAGATTTGGAGTTGAAAAAGTTTTTGAATGGGAAACACAATCTACTGACAAATAAAAAACCTCCTGAATTTTCAGATGCTTTTTATGAATATTCTTTTTTAGGATTATTCTCTTTTTCAAAAAACAGAAAAAAACAAGAGGTTGTTCTAATGAACAACCTCCTGATATTATTGAATGATAAATATGTAAATTTATTGAGGACAAGCAAGATGATTAATAGTACATGGATGCCAGACTCCGAAACACCATGTTCCGCAAAAATCATCATCCGGAAGAACAGCACCTCCTTTGATTCCTTTTAATTGGTCACCTTTAATCTCCTTCAGTTGGTCTCTTTTGATTTTCTTTAAATTTTTCATAAATAAATTACTTTTTAATTTGTTTTGATTGATAAGTTTAATCAAATATAATTTTATTTATTTATAATTTAAAGTTCATTCTTAAACTTTAACATTTATATCCCCAAATAAGGATTAATTAACATTTATCTGTTCAGAATCATCGCTGCTTCTTTCGCGAAATAAGTAAAAATAAGGTCTGCTCCGGCTCTTTTGAAACACGTAAGGCTTTCAATGATGGTTTTATCATTATCCAGCCAACCATTCTGTGCTGCTGCTTTTACCATCGCATATTCTCCACTTACGTTATAGACTGCAATCGGAAGATCAATGGCTTCACGCACTTTAGAAACAATGTCAAGATAAGGAAGTCCCGGTTTGATCATAATAATGTCAGCCCCTTCATCAATATCTTTGAATACTTCATTTAAAGCTTCACGGGAGTTGTGGAAATCCATCTGATAGGTTTTCTTATCTTTTGGAATATCCATATCATCCTTTGGAGCGCTGTCCAGAGCACTTCTGAACGGTCCGTAGAAAGAACTTGCGTATTTTGCAGAATAACTTAAAATTCCTACATCCGTAAATCCGCTTTCCTCCAAAGCTTCACGGATTGTCAGCACTCTTCCATCCATCATATCACTTGGTGCCACAATGTCAGCTCCTGCTTCTGCATGGGATACAGACATTCTCGCCAATGCATCATTGGTAGCGTCATTCACAATTTTCCCGTTTTCAATGATTCCGTCATGCCCGTAAATTGAATAAGGATCAAGGGCTACATCAGGCATCACAATCATTCCCGGAACCGCATCTTTGATTGCTTTAATCGTCTGCTGCATCAGTCCGTCTTTGTTCCACGCCTCTTTTCCGGTATTGTCTTTCAGATGTTCTGATACTTTCATGTACAAATTGACAGATTTTACCCCTAAAGAAAATAATTCCTTACATTCTTTTACCGTCAAATCTCTGCTCCTTCTGAAAATTCCCGGCATCGACGGGATTGCTTCCTGCTGGTTTTCGCCCTCCATTACGAAGATCGGCATTACAAAATCATCAGTGGTAAGGATATTTTCTCTTACTAAACTTCTGATAGATTCATTAACTCTAAGTCTTCTATTTCTTGAATGTATCATTTTGGAATACTTTTTGAATAAGTTTCTACAAATTTACTACAACTTATATAAAAAACTATTGTATAGAATTGTAGAATTGTCTATTTTTGTTTTAATACATTCGAGAAATTATAATTTGATGAAAAAACTTTTACTTTTATTTATATTTATAGTCGCTTTCGTTGGATTTTCCAACAATATGCAAGCACAGCTGAGAGAGCCGGGTTCCATCACACAGAAATCTGATGACGGTGTATTGATAGCATATCCAAATCCGGCAAAGGACTTTCTTTTGATTAAAGCGAAAGATTCTGCTTTGAAGATTAAAAGTGTAACTTTTTATTCAATTTTAGGAACACAGGTAGCTAATTACTCAGTCAACATGAATTCCGGAGAGATCAATATTGAAAAACTGAAACCCGGGAAATATCTGATTCGTTATATTTTAAGCGATAATACCCAAAAGGTTACTCAAATCGTAAAACAATAAAATTAAATCCTGATAATCATCAGGATTTTTTCTTTTACACCTGTTCTGCCTTAATATTTCCGTAACTTTCAGAACTTATCTATATTCATTGTAAAAACAATTTAATGCTTAAAGCTGAACATATCAGAAAGACCTATAGCGCCGGGGAGAAAGTAGCATTGGATGATTTCAGCATCCATGTACCTCAAGGCAGTATTTATGGTCTTCTAGGTCCAAACGGAGCCGGAAAAACTTCTTTTATCCGTATTATCAACCAAATTACTCAGGCTGACTCCGGAGATGTATTCATCGATGGAAATAAACTTAATCCCACTCACATCAGAGATATCGGTTATATGCCTGAAGAAAGGGGTCTGTATAAAAACATGAGCGTGGGTGACCAGATCCTTTATTTCGGAGAACTGAAGGGAATGACCAAAAACGATGCTTTAAATGAGGCTAAAAAATGGTTTGAAAAGCTGAATATCGATCAATGGTGGAAAAAGAAACTTTCGGAGCTTTCGAAAGGGATGGCACAGAAGATCCAGTTCGTGGTAACTGTTCTTCACCGTCCCCATCTTTTGATCCTTGATGAACCTTTTTCCGGTTTTGACCCGGTTAATGCCAATTTGATTAAAGACCAGATCATTGATCTTAAAAATAACGGAACGACCATTATTCTTTCTACGCACAGAATGGAAAGTGTTGAAGAAATGTGTGATTATGTAGCGCTGATCAACAACTCCAAGAAAATCATTGACGGAAAAGTTTTTGATGTAAGAGAAAGGTTCAAGAAAAATATTTTCGGGGTTACTCTTTCAGGAGTGGATGAAGCTAAGTTTGAGAATTTCAAAGGCAGCTATGATATTTTTAATTTCTCCAATGAAAACAATCTGATTTCTTTTGATCTTAAAAATGAAAGCGGGCAGAACGACATCCTTCTGGATCTTGTGAACATAGGAAAAGTAAGATCATTCGACGAAAAAATCCCAAGTATGAATGAAGTGTTTATTAATGCCGTAAGTAATCATTCTTAATTTTATGAACAATATTTTTTTAATTACGAAAAGGGAGTTTCTTACGCAGGTTAAGAAAAAATCCTTCATTATACTGACGCTCCTCGCTCCTATTTTACTGATTGGTTTCGGAGCAGTTATTGGCCTGATGTTTAAAGCTAATGAATCGCACAGCATCATTGAGGTTGTTGATAAAAGCGGGCTTTTTAAAGATCAGCTAAAATCTAATGATAAACTGAATTATGTCTTTGTCTCTGCAGCAGATGAGAAAGCGAAAATCAATAATCTGAAAGATAATGAATCGCTGGACGGTATCCTGATTCTTCCGGAGCTTAAAGATCATGACTATACCGGTCTGGAAAACAGTACCAGGCTTATTGTGAATGCAAAAATGGGCTTTGATACGAAGCAGAAAATTGTTTCGGACATCTCTGATGTGATCAAAAAGGAGAAGATCAAACAGCTTGGCATTGAAGAATCGCAGCTGAACAGTCTTGATAAAGGCTTTACTTTAAAAACCATCAATGTTTCTGATAATAATAAGGAAGACTCTGATCTTGCTTTCGGCGTAAAAAGCGGCTTAAGCATCCTATTAATGTATGTGACGTTTATGTTCATCATTATTTATGGAGTAAGGGTTATGAGAAGTGTTCTTGAGGAGAAAAACAACCGTGTGGTAGAAATCATTATTTCTTCTGTTAAACCTTTTGAACTGATGATGGGTAAAATATTAGGGGTAACTCTGGTAGCCTTAACTCAGTTTCTGATCTGGATTTCCATGTCGGTAATCGGGGCATTGGTTTTAAATACAGGATTTGCATCTTTTCAGAAAAACATTCCTGGTGGTAATGAAGAAATTGCCAGCAAGCTGGATGTAGCAAAAATTGCCACTCAGATTTCACACAGTTTATTGGAACTGAACTTCCCTCTGATCATCTTTGTATTTATTGTATTTTTCCTTTTGGGATATATTTTCTACAGTTCAATTTATGCTGCCATCGGTTCTGCAGTAGATAATGAAACGGAGACTCAGCAGTTCACTTTATTTGCTATTTTACCGCTTACTTTAGGGATGTACGGAAGTTTTTCACTGATGAACAATCCTGATGGTCCGTTGGGCTTCTGGTTGTCTATTATTCCGTTTACCTCACCGGTTGCAATGATCGCGAGAATACCTTTCGGCGTTCCTGCATGGCAAATTGCTTTGTCTATTGTATTATTACTGGGAACTACGATTTTCATGATATTCTTAGCCGGAAAGATATACCGTGTAGGTATTTTGATGTATGGGAATAAAGCTACTTTAAAAGAGATCTGGAAGTGGATCAGAGGATAGCCAATGATAGAGCTTATAAAACTACTATAATGATACAAACAAAAATCCCGGAAATTCATTTCCGGGATTTTTTATATTGAATAACTCGTTATTCTATTTGAAGATATAGCTTAAGCTAAGGCTCATCACCTGCTCAGACTTGCCTTTATCCGTACCTCCTTTTTCTTTGGCAAGATCAGGATAAGTATCAGAAAGACCAAGATCATATTTAAGAGCGATTTCAAGCTGTCTCTTATAGCTATAGCCTACTCCTAATCCTAAAGCAAAGTTAAAGCTTGCCGCTTTTCCGCTTACAGAAGGATACAAAGGGTCGGTAACATCCGGATCATAATAAGGTCTTCCTACCGGAGCGTTTTTAACATTCTGATTAAGCAGAAAGTTAAATCTAGGACCTATCATTCCAAAGAATTCTGATTCAGCCTCAGAAAAATATCCTTTAAAATAAACAGGTACACTCAGATAATTGTTACCGTATACTGCATCATAACCATCTTTTCCTTTAGCATCTTTATCTTTTCCGGTTTCTCCTGCACCGTAATACAAGACTTCCGGCTGCAGATAAAACTGGTTTGCTTTCCCGATCGGAATAAGAGCTAAAGCTCCACCCTGAAACGCGAATCTGGGACCAGAAGGATTATGAGCATTTCTTACTCTGGAATAGTTACCCCCTGCCGTGACACCAAATCTTGTATTTGCAAAGTCGATCTGGGCGAAAGACAGAGTAGAAAGGGCCAATGCTGAGGTTAATAAAAGTTTTTTCATATGTTTTGTTTTTGTATAAGATATTATCCTAAAACTTTAGCAACGGTAACACCGATGTCAGCAGGAGAATCTACAACATTGATTCCGTTTTCTCTCATGATCTCCATTTTTGCCTGAGCAGTATCTTCATCACCTCCTACGATAGCACCAGCGTGTCCCATAGTTCTTCCTTTAGGAGCAGTCTGTCCGGCGATAAATCCTACAACAGGTTTAGTAGATCCACTAGCTTTGTACCATCTTGCAGCTTCAGCTTCTAGTCCACCACCAATTTCACCGATCATTACAACAGCTTCTGTTTCAGGATCGTTGATAAATAATTCTAAAGCTTCTCTTGTTGTTGTTCCGATGATTGGGTCACCACCGATACCGATTGCTGTAGAAACACCGTAACCAGCTTTTACAACCTGATCAGCAGCTTCGTAAGTAAGAGTACCTGATTTTGAAACAATACCTACTTTACCTTTTTTGAAAACAAATCCTGGCATAATACCAATTTTAGCTTCTTCAGAAGTAATGATTCCCGGACAGTTTGGACCGATTAATCTACAGTCTCTGTCAGCGATGTAAGATTTTACTTTTACCATATCCGCTACAGGAATACCTTCAGTAATACATACGATAACTTTGATACCTGCTTCAGCAGCTTCCATGATCGCATCAGCCGCGAATGCAGGCGGTACGAAAATGATACTTACGTTAGCTCCAGCTTTTGCAACGGCATCAGCTACAGTATTAAATACAGGCTTTCCTAAGTGCTCAGACCCTCCTTTTCCTGGAGTTACTCCCCCTACTACGTTGGTTCCGTATTCAATCATCTGACCTGCGTGGAAAGTACCTTCGTTCCCTGTAAATCCTTGTACAATTACTTTAGAATCTTTGTTTACTAAAATTGACATTTTATTGATGTTTTAATTTATTTAAATATTTTATTAATGCTCACAAATTTACTTAATTTTCTTTGATTTTAGACAAAACCAAGAGAATAGTTTATTTGAGATTTCTCAGCTTTACCTCTTTTTTCAGATAGCCTTTAAAATCTTCTGCAAACATCCCGATGTAGGTTCCTTTTTTAAGATCTCGGTTAACTCCTGTTTTACCAAGAATAACAGACCCTGCTTCGATTTTATTTCCGGAAGCCATACCAACCTGCCCCCAAAGCGTTACTTCATCACCAATGATGCAGCATCCTGCAATACCCACCTGTGAAGCGATAAGACATTTCTTCCCGATCACGGTGTCGTGGCCAATCTGAATCTGATTATCTAAAACGGATCCTTCTCCAATGATGGTAGAATCTGTAACTCCTCTATCAATGGTACAAAGGTTTCCAATCTCTACATTATTTTCAATAACGACATTTCCTACTGAGATCAGACGGTCAAAATTGCCATTAAGTTTTCTGTAATAGAAAGCGTCCCCACCCAGTACGGTTCCGGACTGGATGACCACATTATCACCAATCACTGTTCTGTCGCCAATGACAACATTTGGGAAAATAAGGGTATTTTTTCCAATAACTACATTGTTACCGATCACTGCAGAAGAATGAATTCTGGTTCCTTCTCCAATTTCTACATCGTGAAGTTCTTCTGTGAAGTTATATATTCTCGTAAAATGGGTATTGATCTTATTAAAATCTCTGAAAGGGTCATCAGAAACCAACAGCACCTTTCCTTCCGGGCATTCAACTTCTTTATCAATTAAAATAATTGTTGCCGCAGAATTTAACGCTTTATCGTAATATTTTGGATGGTTTACAAAAACAATCTCGCCTTGTTTCACCATATGAATTTCATTAGTTCCCAAAACTTCAAAGTCTTCAGAACCGATGAATTTTGCTCCGATTAAATCAGCAATCGTTTTAAGCTTTTGTGGAGAATGAAATCTCATAACAATTGATTTTCTTATAAAACAAAATTCGGAATGCTAGTGCAAACCGAATTTATGTAAATTTTATTATTATTTTACTCTTTCCAAGTAGCTACCGTCTTCAGTATTTACTTTGATTTTGTCTCCCGGCTCAATGAACAAAGGAACATTTACTCTTGCTCCTGTTTCAACGATTGCGTTTTTAAGAGCATTGGTGGCTGTATTTCCTTTGATCCCCGGATCAGCTTCAATAACTTCCAGATAAACTGACTGAGGAAGTTCAGCAGAAAGCGGAGTTTCGTCAACTTCTTTCAGAATGATCGTTACTTCTTCACCAGCTTTCATAAACTGAGCATTTTCGATCATTTCTTTATCTAAGTATAATTGAGAGAAATCATCATTATTCATGAAGTGGAAACCATTCTCATCATCGTAAAGATACTGGAACTTTCTGGTGATTACTTTTACTTCATCAATTTTATGTCCTGCAGAAAAAGTATTATCAAGTACTTTTCCGTTGGTTACTGATTTCAGTTTTGTTCTTACGAAAGCAGGTCCTTTTCCTGGCTTTACGTGCATAAATTCAACTACTTTGAAAATATCATTGCTAAACTCGATGCAAAGTCCTTTTCTTATATCGTTACTTGTTGCCATTAATTTTTTATATAATTTATTTGCTTTTATAAATTTGTAATCCCTGACCTTGAGGCATCATTCTGTTGAATGTATTATTGTTAAATGTATTCACATTATTCTGCAATTTGTTCACATTCAGTTGAACCTCAGTTTCATATCGATTGGCATTACCAAAAATTGAACTAGAATTATTTTTTTGTGTAAAAATAGATCCCATATTATTTTTAGCAATACTATCATTAGACTTCTCAGGAATTCTTCTTTCCATCATTGAAGTTTTGGTTAATTTTTCGGTTTTTAATACCTGCTTTTCCTGCCCGTATGATAAAACCCCTGAAGCAACCATTACTAATAAAATAATTTTTTTCATATGTGTGTGTTTTTGTATCAATCTAATTGCTTTCCTTGGTGGTTCCGTATCCTTTTACAATACCTCTCGGAGAGTTTTGGATAAACTGAAGGATCTCATCCCTTTCAGCTGTAGGAAGCA includes:
- a CDS encoding Rrf2 family transcriptional regulator; the protein is MKLNHFTDYSLRVLIYVNKKGKTTSSSLDELSEELNILRNHLIKVVQFLSKEELVITKRGKNGGIIISDKAMQTGLGSLIHLLEQDDSPIINCHTKPCVFMPFNCQLKSFFNIAYQAFLDSMNQHHLSDLAFNNWDHIFPGRQNVQNNA
- a CDS encoding TM2 domain-containing protein codes for the protein MENYGYTKTEGTQNQQQFNIPYRSEKKIPAAILGILVGWLALNKFYLGYTKEGVIQLVLNIVTFGAASIIPFIEGILYLFMSDKQFDDTYVNGKKGWL
- a CDS encoding bacteriocin; translation: MKKLTKKDLKNINGGSLRFPDANGNCPAGWYLCPTNVCIDDNGGENPIQPGDLHYRACFGHN
- a CDS encoding GLPGLI family protein; this translates as MNVRSSIANVYEDLYTNGIHVISKQDGNIMYTNPEYDKKNKGKDYFFISNINSNTKDSKDFLFTESIGYSSESDYLVHDRVPKINWLIDENSTKSILGYECIKATAIFRGSDITAYFAKKIPYSVGPFKFYGLPGAILDVRVDRQNYDLWKAVKIETDNTDKIEYKPQFSDFEKVQMRKLIELKDKDRERFSNTITVPGSTGKSVGKRFGVEKVFEWETQSTDK
- a CDS encoding bacteriocin-like protein, which codes for MKNLKKIKRDQLKEIKGDQLKGIKGGAVLPDDDFCGTWCFGVWHPCTINHLACPQ
- the hemB gene encoding porphobilinogen synthase; protein product: MIHSRNRRLRVNESIRSLVRENILTTDDFVMPIFVMEGENQQEAIPSMPGIFRRSRDLTVKECKELFSLGVKSVNLYMKVSEHLKDNTGKEAWNKDGLMQQTIKAIKDAVPGMIVMPDVALDPYSIYGHDGIIENGKIVNDATNDALARMSVSHAEAGADIVAPSDMMDGRVLTIREALEESGFTDVGILSYSAKYASSFYGPFRSALDSAPKDDMDIPKDKKTYQMDFHNSREALNEVFKDIDEGADIIMIKPGLPYLDIVSKVREAIDLPIAVYNVSGEYAMVKAAAQNGWLDNDKTIIESLTCFKRAGADLIFTYFAKEAAMILNR
- a CDS encoding T9SS type A sorting domain-containing protein; protein product: MKKLLLLFIFIVAFVGFSNNMQAQLREPGSITQKSDDGVLIAYPNPAKDFLLIKAKDSALKIKSVTFYSILGTQVANYSVNMNSGEINIEKLKPGKYLIRYILSDNTQKVTQIVKQ
- a CDS encoding ABC transporter ATP-binding protein → MLKAEHIRKTYSAGEKVALDDFSIHVPQGSIYGLLGPNGAGKTSFIRIINQITQADSGDVFIDGNKLNPTHIRDIGYMPEERGLYKNMSVGDQILYFGELKGMTKNDALNEAKKWFEKLNIDQWWKKKLSELSKGMAQKIQFVVTVLHRPHLLILDEPFSGFDPVNANLIKDQIIDLKNNGTTIILSTHRMESVEEMCDYVALINNSKKIIDGKVFDVRERFKKNIFGVTLSGVDEAKFENFKGSYDIFNFSNENNLISFDLKNESGQNDILLDLVNIGKVRSFDEKIPSMNEVFINAVSNHS
- a CDS encoding ABC transporter permease, producing MNNIFLITKREFLTQVKKKSFIILTLLAPILLIGFGAVIGLMFKANESHSIIEVVDKSGLFKDQLKSNDKLNYVFVSAADEKAKINNLKDNESLDGILILPELKDHDYTGLENSTRLIVNAKMGFDTKQKIVSDISDVIKKEKIKQLGIEESQLNSLDKGFTLKTINVSDNNKEDSDLAFGVKSGLSILLMYVTFMFIIIYGVRVMRSVLEEKNNRVVEIIISSVKPFELMMGKILGVTLVALTQFLIWISMSVIGALVLNTGFASFQKNIPGGNEEIASKLDVAKIATQISHSLLELNFPLIIFVFIVFFLLGYIFYSSIYAAIGSAVDNETETQQFTLFAILPLTLGMYGSFSLMNNPDGPLGFWLSIIPFTSPVAMIARIPFGVPAWQIALSIVLLLGTTIFMIFLAGKIYRVGILMYGNKATLKEIWKWIRG
- a CDS encoding porin family protein encodes the protein MKKLLLTSALALSTLSFAQIDFANTRFGVTAGGNYSRVRNAHNPSGPRFAFQGGALALIPIGKANQFYLQPEVLYYGAGETGKDKDAKGKDGYDAVYGNNYLSVPVYFKGYFSEAESEFFGMIGPRFNFLLNQNVKNAPVGRPYYDPDVTDPLYPSVSGKAASFNFALGLGVGYSYKRQLEIALKYDLGLSDTYPDLAKEKGGTDKGKSEQVMSLSLSYIFK
- the sucD gene encoding succinate--CoA ligase subunit alpha, which encodes MSILVNKDSKVIVQGFTGNEGTFHAGQMIEYGTNVVGGVTPGKGGSEHLGKPVFNTVADAVAKAGANVSIIFVPPAFAADAIMEAAEAGIKVIVCITEGIPVADMVKVKSYIADRDCRLIGPNCPGIITSEEAKIGIMPGFVFKKGKVGIVSKSGTLTYEAADQVVKAGYGVSTAIGIGGDPIIGTTTREALELFINDPETEAVVMIGEIGGGLEAEAARWYKASGSTKPVVGFIAGQTAPKGRTMGHAGAIVGGDEDTAQAKMEIMRENGINVVDSPADIGVTVAKVLG
- a CDS encoding LpxD N-terminal domain-containing protein; its protein translation is MRFHSPQKLKTIADLIGAKFIGSEDFEVLGTNEIHMVKQGEIVFVNHPKYYDKALNSAATIILIDKEVECPEGKVLLVSDDPFRDFNKINTHFTRIYNFTEELHDVEIGEGTRIHSSAVIGNNVVIGKNTLIFPNVVIGDRTVIGDNVVIQSGTVLGGDAFYYRKLNGNFDRLISVGNVVIENNVEIGNLCTIDRGVTDSTIIGEGSVLDNQIQIGHDTVIGKKCLIASQVGIAGCCIIGDEVTLWGQVGMASGNKIEAGSVILGKTGVNRDLKKGTYIGMFAEDFKGYLKKEVKLRNLK
- the efp gene encoding elongation factor P, whose product is MATSNDIRKGLCIEFSNDIFKVVEFMHVKPGKGPAFVRTKLKSVTNGKVLDNTFSAGHKIDEVKVITRKFQYLYDDENGFHFMNNDDFSQLYLDKEMIENAQFMKAGEEVTIILKEVDETPLSAELPQSVYLEVIEADPGIKGNTATNALKNAIVETGARVNVPLFIEPGDKIKVNTEDGSYLERVK